In Phenylobacterium koreense, one DNA window encodes the following:
- the mutL gene encoding DNA mismatch repair endonuclease MutL: protein MPIRRLPPETVNRIAAGEVVERPASAVKELVENALDAGARSIEVQADGGGLTRILVADDGCGLSADELALAIERHATSKLGPDDAGDYDLLHIHTLGFRGEALPSIGSVARLSISSRARGLTDAHAILVEGGAVGAVAPSGFPGPHGARVEVRDLFYATPARLKFMKSERSEAQAIADEIKRQAMAHEAVSFALDLDGRRTLRLPAESKGPDGRLARLSSIMGRDFSDNALAIDHEREGVRLTGFAGLPTYNRGNAAHQYLFVNGRPVRDRLLQGALRGAYADFLARDRHPLVALYLELDPSLVDVNVHPAKAEVRFRDPALVRGLIVGGLRHALAGAGHRAATTVASDTLANLRPGWSPQPQPSAQGFSAWQMGGWAPVAQAAQSLPGLTEVSARAEPAEWSPAPVAAPAGFEEAPAAIFDPVDFPLGAARAQVHETYIVAQTRDGVVIVDQHAAHERLVYERMKVEMAEGGVARQALLLPEVVELDPAEAERVVARAEELEALGLVLESFGPGAVLVRETPALLGETDVSGLVRDIADDLSENGQALALKERLADVCGTMACHGSVRAGRRLTAPEMNALLRQMEATPHSGQCNHGRPTYVELKLADIERLFGRR from the coding sequence ATGCCTATCCGCCGCCTCCCGCCCGAAACCGTCAACCGCATCGCCGCCGGCGAGGTGGTCGAACGTCCTGCCAGCGCCGTCAAGGAACTGGTGGAAAACGCGCTGGATGCGGGCGCCCGTTCCATCGAGGTGCAGGCGGACGGCGGCGGCCTGACCCGCATCCTGGTCGCCGACGACGGCTGCGGCCTCTCGGCCGACGAGCTGGCCCTGGCCATCGAGCGCCACGCCACCTCCAAGCTCGGCCCCGACGACGCCGGCGACTACGACCTGCTGCACATCCACACCCTGGGCTTCCGGGGCGAGGCCCTGCCCTCCATCGGCTCGGTGGCGCGGCTGTCGATCTCCTCCCGCGCCAGGGGGCTCACCGACGCCCACGCCATCCTGGTCGAGGGCGGCGCGGTGGGCGCGGTCGCTCCCTCGGGCTTTCCCGGTCCGCACGGCGCCCGGGTCGAGGTCCGCGACCTCTTCTACGCCACCCCCGCGCGGCTGAAGTTCATGAAGTCCGAGCGGTCCGAGGCCCAGGCCATCGCCGACGAGATCAAGCGCCAGGCCATGGCGCACGAGGCGGTCTCCTTCGCCCTCGACCTCGACGGCCGCCGCACCCTGCGCCTGCCGGCCGAGAGCAAGGGGCCGGACGGGCGCCTCGCCCGCCTCTCCTCGATCATGGGCCGGGATTTCTCCGACAACGCCCTGGCCATCGACCACGAGCGCGAGGGCGTGCGGCTCACCGGGTTCGCCGGCCTGCCGACCTACAACCGCGGCAACGCCGCCCACCAGTACCTCTTCGTCAACGGCCGCCCGGTCCGCGACCGGCTGCTGCAGGGCGCCCTGCGCGGGGCCTATGCCGACTTCCTGGCCCGCGACCGCCACCCGCTGGTGGCCCTCTATCTCGAGCTCGATCCCTCTCTGGTCGACGTCAACGTCCACCCCGCCAAGGCCGAGGTCCGCTTCCGCGACCCGGCCCTGGTCCGCGGCCTGATCGTCGGCGGCCTGCGCCATGCCCTGGCCGGCGCCGGGCACCGGGCCGCCACCACCGTCGCCAGCGACACCCTCGCCAACCTCCGTCCCGGCTGGTCGCCCCAGCCCCAGCCTTCGGCCCAGGGATTCTCAGCCTGGCAGATGGGCGGCTGGGCGCCGGTGGCCCAGGCCGCACAGAGCCTGCCCGGCCTCACCGAAGTCTCCGCCCGCGCCGAGCCGGCCGAGTGGTCGCCGGCGCCCGTCGCCGCCCCGGCCGGCTTCGAGGAAGCCCCCGCCGCCATCTTCGATCCGGTCGACTTCCCGCTCGGCGCGGCCCGCGCCCAGGTGCACGAGACCTACATCGTCGCCCAGACCCGCGACGGGGTGGTCATCGTCGACCAGCACGCCGCCCACGAGCGCCTGGTCTACGAGCGCATGAAGGTCGAGATGGCCGAGGGCGGCGTCGCCCGCCAGGCCCTGCTGCTGCCCGAGGTGGTCGAGCTCGACCCCGCCGAGGCCGAGCGCGTCGTCGCCCGCGCCGAGGAGCTGGAAGCCCTGGGCCTGGTGCTGGAATCCTTCGGCCCCGGCGCGGTGCTGGTCCGCGAGACCCCGGCCCTGCTGGGCGAGACCGACGTCTCCGGCCTCGTGCGCGACATCGCCGACGACCTCTCCGAGAACGGTCAGGCCCTGGCCCTCAAGGAACGCCTGGCCGACGTCTGCGGGACCATGGCCTGCCACGGCTCGGTCCGCGCCGGCCGCCGGCTGACCGCGCCGGAGATGAACGCCCTCCTGCGCCAGATGGAGGCCACCCCCCATTCCGGCCAGTGCAACCACGGCCGCCCCACCTATGTGGAGCTCAAGCTGGCCGACATCGAGCGGCTGTTCGGCCGGCGCTAG
- a CDS encoding TraB/GumN family protein, whose protein sequence is MKSVKPALGFPALGVAVLMMALAVSPAPAQVPLTPAQQQDPNDPDGTLVEELVVTARLPGPAWWRVSDGDTTVYVLGAPSVMPKSFGWDRSVLERRLKDANEVILPFNSVKIGVLRAPTTLLRAAQIKGGPVEDDLPEPLRSRFVRAREAAGQPAKRYGYKNELAAAITLVGDYRSKVRLTASDPAKTIGWIAQSMKLKIHKKSYDIGPLLGAAVKTSKSAQRACLQEALDEVEAGPASVRRAAEAWAQGDVRGALNVERGYDRCMVAAPGAVKIDAKMKADQAAAIEQALQKPGHAVAVVQLRPLLSQGGVLDRLRAKGYEIGTPGGDEAD, encoded by the coding sequence ATGAAGTCGGTCAAACCAGCTCTGGGCTTTCCAGCTCTGGGCGTCGCAGTCCTGATGATGGCGCTCGCCGTCTCGCCCGCCCCCGCGCAGGTTCCGCTGACTCCCGCCCAGCAACAGGACCCCAACGATCCCGACGGCACCCTGGTCGAGGAACTGGTGGTGACGGCGCGGTTGCCGGGGCCGGCCTGGTGGCGGGTCTCGGACGGCGACACGACGGTCTATGTGCTGGGCGCGCCGAGCGTGATGCCCAAGAGCTTTGGCTGGGACCGCAGCGTGCTGGAGCGGCGCCTGAAGGACGCCAACGAGGTGATCCTGCCGTTCAACAGCGTGAAGATCGGGGTGCTGCGGGCGCCGACGACGCTGCTCCGCGCCGCCCAGATCAAGGGCGGGCCGGTGGAGGACGATCTGCCCGAGCCGCTGCGCAGCCGGTTCGTCCGCGCCCGCGAGGCGGCGGGGCAGCCGGCCAAGCGCTATGGCTACAAGAACGAACTGGCGGCGGCGATCACCCTGGTCGGGGACTATCGCTCCAAGGTGCGGCTGACCGCCTCGGACCCCGCCAAGACCATCGGCTGGATCGCTCAGTCGATGAAGCTGAAGATCCACAAGAAGAGCTACGACATCGGCCCGCTGCTGGGGGCGGCGGTGAAGACCTCCAAGTCGGCCCAGCGAGCCTGCCTGCAGGAAGCACTGGACGAGGTGGAGGCCGGCCCGGCCTCCGTCCGACGGGCGGCCGAAGCCTGGGCGCAGGGCGACGTGCGCGGGGCGCTGAACGTGGAGCGGGGCTACGACCGCTGCATGGTGGCCGCGCCGGGCGCGGTCAAGATCGACGCCAAGATGAAGGCCGACCAGGCTGCGGCCATCGAACAGGCGCTGCAGAAGCCGGGGCACGCCGTGGCGGTGGTGCAGCTACGCCCGCTGTTGAGCCAGGGCGGCGTGCTCGATCGCCTGCGGGCGAAGGGATACGAGATCGGGACGCCCGGAGGAGACGAGGCGGATTGA